The Eremothecium cymbalariae DBVPG#7215 chromosome 8, complete sequence genome has a window encoding:
- the TPK3 gene encoding cAMP-dependent protein kinase catalytic subunit TPK3 (similar to Ashbya gossypii AEL115C): MSHFLPAHVPTEEIPQQQDRTSPVSVISSKDDRSLYKKYPIGRDWIQGSVNNNGGVHAGLEGSITKGKYTLYDFQILRTLGTGSFGRVHLVRSAHNGRFYAMKVLKKHVVVKLKQVEHTNDERRMLSVVSHPFVIRMWGTFQDAQQVFIVMDYIEGGELFSLLRKSQRFPNPVAKFYAAEVCLALEYLHSKDIIYRDLKPENILLDKNGHIKLTDFGFAKYVPDVTYTLCGTPDYIAPEVVSTKPYNKSVDWWSFGILIYEMLAGYTPFYDQNTMGTYENILNAELKFPPFFHIDVQNLLSKLITRNLSKRLGNLENGSRDVKAHPWFSEVIWDKLLCRNIETPYEPPIRPGQGDTSQYDRYPEEEVNYGILGDDQYHSLFCDF; the protein is encoded by the coding sequence ATGTCACATTTCCTACCAGCCCATGTACCGACTGAAGAAATCCCGCAACAACAAGACCGTACAAGTCCAGTTTCAGTCATATCGTCTAAGGATGATCGTTCActttataaaaaatatccTATAGGAAGAGACTGGATACAAGGATCTGTCAATAACAACGGCGGGGTACACGCAGGGTTAGAAGGAAGCATTACCAAAGGAAAATACACGTTATACGATTTCCAAATTCTTAGGACTCTAGGAACAGGTAGTTTTGGAAGAGTTCACCTAGTACGTTCTGCCCACAATGGTAGATTTTATGCTATGaaggttttaaaaaagcatGTCGTTGTTAAATTAAAACAGGTTGAACACACTAATGATGAAAGAAGAATGCTTTCTGTTGTTTCACATCCGTTTGTGATTAGAATGTGGGGAACGTTCCAAGACGCTCAACAGGTATTTATAGTTATGGACTACATTGAAGGTGGTGAactgttttctttgttgCGGAAATCGCAGAGGTTTCCAAATCCGGTTGCAAAGTTCTATGCTGCAGAAGTATGCCTAGCACTGGAATACTTGCACTCCAAAGATATCATATATCGTGACCTCAAGCCTGAAAACATCTTACTGGATAAGAATGGTCATATAAAGCTGACAGACTTTGGGTTCGCAAAGTATGTCCCAGATGTAACATATACCCTGTGCGGCACTCCTGATTACATCGCACCTGAAGTAGTAAGCACAAAACCTTACAACAAATCAGTTGATTGGTGGTCTTTCGGTATATTAATCTACGAAATGCTTGCAGGCTACACCCCATTCTATGACCAGAACACAATGGGAACCTATGAGAATATTCTAAACGCAGAACTTAAATTTCCTCCATTCTTCCACATAGATGTCCAAAACTTACTCTCCAAACTCATCACAAGAAATCTCAGCAAGAGACTGGGCAATCTTGAAAATGGCTCCCGTGATGTCAAAGCCCATCCCTGGTTCAGTGAAGTAATATGGGATAAGCTACTTTGTAGAAACATTGAGACACCCTACGAACCTCCCATCCGCCCTGGCCAAGGAGATACATCCCAGTATGATAGGTatccagaagaagaagtcaACTACGGCATCCTTGGAGATGACCAATACCACTCTCTCTTCTGCGACTTTTAA
- a CDS encoding LrgB family protein (similar to Ashbya gossypii AEL117C) translates to MFKQWHYQTGKRFFRIYHKELIREYILIPLGVVCVICVLYGVDRLIKDVFRIKFPASVAVMLVNFAFMCMCSMLKKPYADMYISIIDVPLGWSLRWMNLFFTPAFVTLPLSDRISFKETMLIVATFVIGYVVGFVVLAYITILCQKTFSSEKMKSIFTRQHELGDDTDQRSRFAPVELKQSSDSSNSTFEGAAAGSEHPSTRQIDDHGLEDIQLMSVASNSNIPISRSVTHVPLRDSQISKNEKNSSSSTDPVTSSPMLYISSTDRNQDTASSNISFRSGGSKTMTMKPPTPTRTRNSGFIPRVSDEEKNIYCERAVTRQIPQQMNLIFTTAMLKEHFHHIIYSLGFFASMFSYFFSWYTMPYHFFTAVCTFMFITNAPLVNNPKHKRFVHPVICSVALTWLIMLVSVLIKHRQVKYFITELRDYKTTRTYLNLFNYTEFKYRQWPGAGDVFSSCMDVSIVALSMPMFSYRRDLRKHFLSMIPPICVLSISCLTLYPLICHKIGISTDRSIGFVGRNITLALGTPTIANLNGSITLMAVTTVLSGVLGALTGGPMLDWIKVPEGDYVTRGVTLGCNSSAIATAYLLGVDKRAAAISSLSFVLFGTFMVILSSIDSMQSFVYNLAAL, encoded by the coding sequence ATGTTTAAGCAGTGGCACTATCAGACTGGAAAACGGTTTTTTAGAATATACCATAAGGAGTTAATAAGGGAATACATTTTGATACCATTGGGAGTCGTTTGCGTTATTTGTGTGTTGTATGGTGTTGACAGGTTGATAAAGGATGTTTTTAGAATCAAGTTTCCTGCGTCTGTGGCTGTGATGTTGGTAAATTTTGCATTTATGTGCATGTGTTCTATGCTTAAGAAGCCATATGCCGATATGTACATATCAATAATAGACGTGCCATTAGGCTGGTCTTTGAGATGGATGAATCTATTTTTTACTCCTGCTTTTGTCACCTTACCACTAAGTGATCGGATTTCATTTAAAGAGACAATGCTTATTGTTGCTACTTTTGTGATTGGATATGTGGTTGGCTTTGTAGTCCTGGCTTACATCACGATACTGTGCCAAAAGacattttcttcagaaaagATGAAGTCTATATTTACTCGACAGCACGAATTAGGTGATGATACAGATCAGAGGTCGAGGTTTGCCCCTGTAGAACTTAAACAGTCATCTGATAGTTCCAACAGCACATTCGAAGGAGCAGCTGCAGGCTCAGAACATCCAAGCACTAGGCAAATTGATGATCATGGACTAGAAGATATACAATTGATGTCAGTTGCAAGTAATTCAAACATCCCAATATCCAGGTCGGTTACCCATGTTCCACTACGTGATTCCCAAATCTCAAAAAACGAAAAGaatagcagcagcagtacTGATCCTGTTACTTCATCGCCTATGTTGTATATATCAAGTACGGACAGAAATCAAGACACGGCTTCTAGCAACATTTCATTCAGAAGTGGCGGTTCGAAAACTATGACAATGAAGCCTCCAACGCCTACCAGAACTCGTAACAGTGGCTTTATCCCCCGTGTAtctgatgaagagaagaaCATATATTGTGAAAGGGCTGTCACAAGGCAGATTCCGCAGCAAATGAACCTCATCTTTACTACAGCAATGCTCAAGGAACATTTCCATCACATAATATACTCTCTGGGCTTTTTTGCATCAATGTTCAGCTATTTTTTCTCATGGTATACTATGCCTTACCATTTCTTCACTGCTGTATGCACTTTTATGTTCATTACTAATGCCCCCTTAGTAAACAATCCAAAACATAAGAGGTTCGTACACCCAGTTATATGCTCTGTGGCATTGACTTGGCTAATTATGTTGGTATCTGTTCTAATAAAGCATCGCCAAGTCAAGTATTTCATTACCGAGCTGCGTGATTATAAAACCACTAGAACATACCTAAATCTATTCAATTATACAGAGTTCAAATACCGTCAGTGGCCTGGTGCCGGTGATGTTTTTAGCTCCTGTATGGATGTTTCAATCGTGGCATTGTCAATGCCCATGTTTTCTTATAGACGTGACTTGAGAAAACATTTTCTCAGCATGATTCCTCCAATTTGTGTCTTAAGCATATCCTGTCTTACCCTTTATCCCCTAATATGTCACAAGATAGGAATCAGTACAGACCGTTCTATAGGATTTGTCGGAAGAAACATCACATTGGCCCTCGGCACACCTACAATTGCTAACTTAAATGGATCAATTACACTAATGGCTGTCACAACCGTGCTTAGTGGTGTCCTGGGTGCTCTTACGGGCGGGCCCATGTTAGACTGGATTAAAGTCCCTGAAGGTGACTACGTCACTAGAGGTGTTACTTTAGGCTGCAACTCTAGCGCTATTGCAACTGCATATTTACTAGGTGTCGACAAGCGTGCTGCGGCCATTTCATCGCTGTCATTTGTACTATTCGGTACATTTATGGTTATATTAAGCTCCATCGATAGTATGCAA
- the MRP49 gene encoding mitochondrial 54S ribosomal protein mL61 (similar to Ashbya gossypii AEL116C): MLKQLKLCNKISATTLESQILLDPSKFNVVRLTFQVSSANGHMGARKFWQTYLPTLKFYNPTLNIQVNRINNTNKNTKVPCILEIVKANGEVTETIEMSGKRSEDIMNEFLKVVDHEKVPSEQIVKL; the protein is encoded by the coding sequence ATGCTTAAACAATTGAAACTTTGCAATAAAATTAGCGCAACTACGCTGGAGTCGCAAATCCTGTTAGACCCTTCAAAATTTAACGTGGTGAGGCTAACGTTTCAGGTAAGTTCTGCAAATGGACATATGGGGGCTCGTAAGTTTTGGCAAACATATTTACCCACGTTAAAATTCTATAATCCTACTTTGAATATTCAAGTTAACCGTATCAATAATACGAACAAGAACACTAAAGTCCCCTGTATCCTGGAGATTGTGAAAGCCAACGGGGAAGTTACAGAGACGATAGAAATGTCTGGAAAAAGGAGTGAAGACATTATGAATGAGTTTCTGAAAGTTGTAGATCATGAGAAAGTCCCTTCAGAACAGATTGTGAAACTATAA